In Lolium rigidum isolate FL_2022 chromosome 3, APGP_CSIRO_Lrig_0.1, whole genome shotgun sequence, the genomic window ATGACTCCTTTTTCAATCATGATGTACATTTGGTGTTGCTGCAATATAAACACTACGCTGGAGATCAAGTTTCTAATGTATGAAATTCTATTCTCTTATAAGAATGAGATGACTTTCTTCATGTGTGAATCTAGATGAACTTTCAGCGGGTAATTTTAAAATTACCCTACAATTTGAGCACATCTGTATCTTTTTTGCATTATTGTTTTAAAGAATTATTCGCCAATGTTGAATACAGTTAATGATCCCATTGGAGTCCTATGGATCTTGTTTAGATTTATGGTCCCCTACCACCACATTATTTTGCTAGAATATGATTAATTATCCAATTGCTTTTATGTAATCAATATACATGTTTTAATGCAAATTTAGTTATACGTTTTGTGTTCGTTATATTACTAAAACTATTATAGGAATGGACGGGCGCACCAACGCGCGCCGTCATGGTCTAGTTCAACTTCAGATCCATCAAAATTACCTTGATATAAACTTTTCCAACACTTGTATCACAAATGGAAACCTGGACAACCTAAAACCACCCAGCATACCACCACTTCTCCGAGTGGAATTAACCCACTTCCAATCAAACTCACCTCTGGGATCAATCTTCCTAAAAAAGAAGGAGGATAATCTTTCTTGATCGTTTCATGTAAACTAATAAAGTCCAAATGTTGATCTTTTAGCAGGTCAGATAGAAAAATGCTCATGTCACTCTTACCATTAaagttgcttctatcatatattttttggatttttcttcctcctccaacaATGCCACACAAAGGGTGGTCATTGAGTGCCTTCACCGAGGCAacacttgatttttttttttttttgaaacggaggcaaaagctttgcctcatctattaattaagaagaagttgctcagtttttaggagaaaaccgagcgaaaacctacaacGACAGGGCCAAGCCCATACCAACAGCACACCCACAAGAGAGAAAACATCGAAAGAATGCAACCTCTAAACCAACTAGAACCGACGCCCAAGAGCACAACGTCCCACTAAAAGAACATGACAACCAATAAGAGTCCAACAACTAATCAGCCGCCCCTCTTCCTTCTTATGCTCCTGATAGATACTTTCTTGAGAGACTTCTCCACCCTCCTAATCATATCCTCCGAGGCCTTTCCCGCCAAGACGCAGTCAATGTCCTTGCCATATCCAGGGCTAGCCGCCTCCAAACTAGCGAGCAAGCCGCAAAGctcttttgcaaaaagagcctcaGAACTAGGCGCCAACACTGCTCCACAGTCCAAAGAGGTGAGGGACTGGGAAGGCTCCAACTGTGGTGGCGGGGGTGTCATGGCCACCTCCAAGGTCTCAAAAGAGCATAACGCCAGCGGAAGCACCGCATGAGAATCACCACGCAACTCATGTCGCTCTGGCATGATCTGCAACACCGGAGCCAAGGTCTCCTCTATGTCCTCGGTCTCCGAGGCAGCCGACACAACAGGTTGCAGCGACTGGCCGGGGCTGCCACGAGGAGAGAAACAGCTGTAGAGATATTCTTTCTCGACCACAGATGACTTCTCCTCAACGGAGCCAAGTGCAAGTGAAACCTGCACGGTGGCGAGCTCATGTCCACCTGAAAACATGCCTCCGTCGGCTCCAAAGAATCACCAACATGTGCCAACAACAACTTGAGGCTTGCCACCTCCTCACGGAGGGGGCGAGTCGCCTCCTCAACGCGCGTAGCAACCAACTGGGTGAGCTCCATGCGTAGCAAGGAAAGCTGGCACTGAAAGCGGGCGTCCAAACTGGCGGCAACACTTGATTTAGATTGTGCCCTTCTAGTGGCATCACCTGATTTAGCTAGTGATCCACTCATCATCACCTTACAAGcagcttttcttttcttttttttttcctcctaGATACAACAGGTGTAAAACCCTCCTCATCATCATTGGCATCACTCATTCCCAGCAAAATAATCTCCCTTGTTTCAACAGGATCGGTGGCCACAGGTTTGTTATGTGTATCTACAATAGCATGTCTAGCAATTTccaaatctttcaagtaattaatTTTTTCAAGGACAAAAGAATCAGCACTAACATCCATTTTCAAAGCTCTAGCATAGATAACATCATCATCTAATAAAGCAAAAGAATTGTGAGTGGAAAGATTAGCCTCCACATTATTTCTAGCCCTTGCATTAATTCTTGTTGAATGTAAACCAAGAGATTCAATTCTAGCACTCATCCCCACCACCTGCAGCAATAGATAGCTTCTGATTTTTGTCATCACCAAGTGGATCACTGTTAAATGTCAAATGGAGGATTATCAACTTGTGACAAGGGTTTCCGATTGTGTGGTTATGACAAAGACCTCAGTCCCGATGTCAGTTCTGGCCAAATTCCGCCGGGACGCCCCTCCTCGCTTCGCCCCTATTCCATTCCCGTGTCCACTGGAGCTCGCTGCGCCCCGGCGCGAGTGGCTGGCAGCCTGACATGGCCGCCGCCGCAAGCTCGCCACGTGCTAGGGTCGGGAGGGAGCAACCTCCGGAGCAAGCAGGCCGCGTTCACCCAGACCACGTAGAAAAGCCCTGATTTCAGGATCCGACAGAGAAGGCATTGAATGGATTAGGACCAGAGTCTTAAAATGACGCTTGCAGTTTTGCACAAACATAAAGCCGCCAGCTACGGGCTACCTAgcctaatcttttttttttttgagcagccCTAGCCTAATCGAGACGCTAACCCAATTCGCCCACCAGATTGATGGCCGCCTCGTCCTCGTCCCCGGACTCCGGCGACCTCATCCTGGTCGAGCCAGCGAGGCCGGGATCCCTGGTGGCCGTGGTGACCATCAACCGCCCCGACGCGCTGAACGCGCTAACGCGGCCGATGATGGTCTCCCTGGCCGCGGCTTTCCGGCGACTGGACGCCGACGACGGCGTTGCCGCGGTGGTGCTCACGGGGCGCGGCCGGTCCTTCTGCTCCGGAGTTGACctgaaggcggcggaggaggcgttcAAGGGCGACGTGAACGACCCCGCCGCCAACCCCGTCACCCAGATGGAGCTCTGCCGAAAACCCATCGTCGGCGCCGTCGCCGGGTTCGCCGTCACCGCGGGGTTCGAGATCGCCCTAGCCTGCGACCTCCTCGTCGCTGGCCGCTCGGCCAAGTTCCTCGACACCCACGCCAAGTAAGCTCTCCCCGCACACTAGGACTGATTCTTGCGAGATAATCACTCCGACCTCGCTGTTCTTGCAAATAGAATTACTACGTTGTGAGTGAGTGTCGTGGCAGAAATATCCTTTAGTTAAAAGTTGGTGCTATTTTGCGAATAGGGTTAACCTTTTTCTGTATGGTGGTGTGATTCTTGTAAAGCTGTCACGCTCGGGTTTCAGGAAAATGGGAAAAAACAGTAAGCTTTTGTGGTACAAAATTAATCTTCCAACTCAGTAGGGGGAAAGCTTGATACTGAAGCTTATGTACTCCTACTGTCCTGCTAGCTATAATGATAAATCCTGCTAAGATACATTACAATTGCCGTTGCACTGCGCACCTCCCATGTTGCTTCCTAATCAACCTTTGGATAATCTGGTGTAGGGTTGGGATATTTCCTTCTTGGGGTCTTTCACAGAAGCTCTCTCGTTTCATTGGGCCGAGCAGAGCACGAGAAGTGTCACTAACTTGCATGCCTATCACTGCTGAAATGGGGGAGAAGTGGGGACTTGTTAACCACATTGTCGAAGACAGCCAGGTGCTAAGTAAGGCCATAGAGGTCGCCGAGGCCATTGCGAGGAATAACCGCAAATTGGTGATTCTATACAAGTCAGTTATAAATGATGGGCTTCAGCTGGACATGAAACATGCCCGAGCTCTTGAAAAGGTGCGAACTTAGAACATGCATGTCATAGCATATTTCTGTACTAGCTTAATGTACATTGTGCGATCAATTATTTTTGCAAACACGTATATTTGTTGTTGCGAATCTAGTTGTTGCTCAAGTTAGTTAAGTTTGATTTAATCGTGTGCACAATTATAACAAATGATATGCTAATGAAAAACTAAGCATAACTAGATTGACTTCGCACACTAGAAATATGACATAAATGTCCTTAGGAATGGACAGGATGGTCGTCTGCCGTAGCCACTTGATAGTCCATGTTAGCCGAAATCCTATAAGAACAACAAACCCTGAAAAAAATATCAGTATAGAGTTAATGGGAAAAAACGAAACCGTAAAACCGTATACCCTAAAACCATAAACCGCAGCAAGATGTAGATGTGCAGGAAAACGTAAATTTTGTGTTCCGAAGAATTTAAGAAGACTTGTGTTTTCCTGGCTATGATTCTTGAAGATGGATATGTCTTTTGTACTAGTTCTTCTTGGGATTGGAAACAAGAAGAACTGGAGATTTCTTTATTCGTATTCTATTATTCTGCGAGTGCACCCTTCTCTCATTATTCCAATAGAAAGATCTTTAATAACTAATTCAAGATACCATTGTAACTTATAACATCATGTAAGATGATGACAGTTTTTTAAGGTTAGCCTACCTCCCATAGTGATATGATTCACCAATAACACCAGAAATCTTCTCTTAATATCTTCCTGCGGAGTTCTTTATCTGGCATGGTCAGTCTTAAATAAGTTTTGAGAAAAGGAGACAATTGGACATCCCATAACGGAAGTGATAGAACCACTCTCTTCACCCGTCACCTTCGGATCTATTGATCAAACCAACAATACAAACTCcctaagaaaataaagaaaatacaTCGAGGTTCTAAGGGTGCGATCGTCTTCTTCATCCCGAATTGGTTGATGGCACGATGCTGCCTCTCCATCACTGAAGCCAACTAGTCTTTGTTGATCACATACGGGAAGTAATCTAGGTCAGGGTCCTACCGGACCAACGCCTTGGAGAAGAAACCGTCGAAGCCACCGCCACTAGAAGATCCATATATCCATGATCCCAACCTACAAAAACCTTGCAGAACTCACGCTGGCGCCCGAGGCCGCACGGCCCACTGCCCACACCAACGTGATAGAGAGGAGGCTAGAGGACTAAACTGCAAAGACAAACCCTGCAAACCCTAACCTCACCACCCAAATAGTTCAGTAGGAATCTATGCCAACGTGGCATCGACTTCGCCGTAGCCGACATTGTCAATATGGAGAGGCTCGCGAGAAATTATTTGCAAGAACAACATTGCTCTAATGAAGCAACACCGTGTAGCCCTACGGAAAGCCCCATATGGTAGATTGGGGCCTCCCCACACTCCCAAGGTGGTGGAGCCGTtgaaggaggaggggcggcgagcTACTGGTGGAGGATGGTGTGGCCGCGAGGTGTGCCTAGAAAGTCGCCTCTCTAGGGTTTGGAGAAGAGGACGACTTGTAATTGAGTCCTATTTAATACTAGTGGGAAATGCTTCCAGTATCTTTTTAAGAATCTTGGCTTAGTTGTCTGCGGACCCTTAACCACAACATGTTCATGAAAAACTTGGTGAACTTACGATATATTTTGTGCAGACTTAAAATGTTTTTTTggtaataacaacaaattattctAAGTGAATATTGTGCTTACCGGTTTTGATTGGAAACAGAACAAATAAATATGAATTTTCTTGTTGTTTCTAACTTTCTGTATTGATCACTGAGGACAGCCGGCCCTCTTATGTTA contains:
- the LOC124702340 gene encoding probable enoyl-CoA hydratase 1, peroxisomal is translated as MAASSSSPDSGDLILVEPARPGSLVAVVTINRPDALNALTRPMMVSLAAAFRRLDADDGVAAVVLTGRGRSFCSGVDLKAAEEAFKGDVNDPAANPVTQMELCRKPIVGAVAGFAVTAGFEIALACDLLVAGRSAKFLDTHAKVGIFPSWGLSQKLSRFIGPSRAREVSLTCMPITAEMGEKWGLVNHIVEDSQVLSKAIEVAEAIARNNRKLVILYKSVINDGLQLDMKHARALEKERAVKFYSDMTKEQFADMQKFVQGRGSTSKL